A genome region from Myroides fluvii includes the following:
- a CDS encoding alpha/beta fold hydrolase, producing MKTVLYTLMVFFFAGITSCNAQKSNENQIDDEFFIPVEQSKLYTRVVGNIEKPIIIVLHGGPGAFSIDHEFYRDVFEKEYLVVYFDQRGGGKSENFTDKSKLTTDQFVADLALVVDYVKNKYPNKKINLLGTSWGGTYGFLYLIKHQNEINSFISSSGFVDSPQRNFALIAHERKLAQALLKRDTDQHKRKRYKEILEQLDAIEKSGFKNFFLDMNTIRYEIPKDLGFDVYWANPALKEKKDALFQGDDFFARVKYTPELLEKAIERLEYVNEVFMNTEAYNNLNIVKELSSISTPTLVIQGEYDYAIGTEQGKTIFNALINIPEKDKELIYIKDASHNTPFEAPEVYYEALKAFFKRYN from the coding sequence ATGAAAACAGTACTTTATACTCTCATGGTCTTTTTTTTTGCAGGAATAACTTCTTGTAACGCACAAAAATCAAATGAAAATCAAATTGACGATGAATTCTTTATCCCTGTTGAACAATCCAAGCTTTATACTCGTGTTGTTGGCAATATTGAAAAGCCCATTATTATTGTACTTCATGGAGGACCAGGTGCGTTTTCTATTGACCACGAATTCTATAGAGATGTATTTGAAAAAGAGTATTTAGTTGTCTATTTTGATCAACGAGGAGGAGGTAAATCGGAAAATTTTACAGATAAATCAAAGCTTACAACGGATCAATTTGTTGCTGATTTAGCTCTAGTTGTAGATTACGTTAAAAACAAATATCCAAATAAAAAAATCAATCTACTCGGCACTTCTTGGGGTGGTACTTATGGTTTTTTGTATTTAATTAAACATCAAAATGAAATTAATTCCTTTATTAGTAGCTCTGGATTTGTAGATAGTCCACAACGAAATTTTGCCTTAATAGCGCATGAACGCAAATTAGCACAAGCTCTTTTAAAACGCGATACGGATCAGCATAAAAGAAAGAGATATAAAGAAATTTTGGAGCAATTAGATGCAATTGAAAAAAGTGGTTTTAAAAACTTCTTTTTAGATATGAATACCATACGATATGAAATTCCCAAAGATTTGGGTTTCGATGTTTATTGGGCCAATCCAGCTTTGAAAGAAAAAAAGGATGCCTTATTTCAGGGAGATGATTTTTTTGCCCGAGTAAAATATACCCCAGAACTACTCGAAAAAGCGATTGAAAGATTGGAATACGTAAATGAGGTATTTATGAATACGGAAGCTTATAACAATTTAAATATTGTAAAAGAGCTCAGCAGCATAAGCACACCAACCTTAGTTATTCAAGGAGAATATGATTACGCAATCGGAACTGAACAAGGCAAAACCATATTTAACGCCCTTATAAATATTCCTGAAAAGGATAAAGAATTAATTTATATCAAAGACGCATCACATAATACCCCTTTTGAAGCACCTGAGGTTTATTATGAAGCACTTAAAGCTTTTTTTAAGCGGTACAATTAA
- a CDS encoding DUF1266 domain-containing protein has product MSFFSKILNAFKSIRLNPKNGVTGQRLDHLLLSSMYAEQQSAYLNSYETGLSTATIKTLLEDYWQLFDKADALEILSDLQNRNQDKYIDIVYRAFEDKENYVAILKSNLPAEEEVFNYYLAIYKDLNNLVPELIEEGVVQNFAILRQIKDAGWNYGRGAFLARCCFDMGYLTEEEIKDYLEQSYIGIKTYCSSWKEYTVSYIFGRALWSGANNNGMIQIAQDLLENETSPLKNKTFF; this is encoded by the coding sequence ATGAGTTTCTTTTCAAAAATTTTAAATGCGTTTAAAAGTATTCGATTAAATCCAAAAAATGGAGTAACGGGACAGCGATTGGATCACCTCTTACTCAGTTCAATGTATGCAGAACAACAATCGGCTTATCTCAATTCCTATGAAACAGGGCTTAGTACGGCTACAATAAAAACCCTTTTAGAAGACTATTGGCAACTCTTTGACAAGGCTGATGCCCTTGAGATTCTATCAGATTTGCAAAATAGAAATCAAGATAAATACATCGATATTGTCTATCGAGCATTTGAAGATAAAGAAAATTATGTAGCTATTTTAAAGTCAAATTTACCAGCTGAGGAAGAGGTTTTTAACTATTATTTAGCGATTTATAAGGATTTAAATAATCTTGTGCCTGAGCTGATAGAAGAGGGAGTAGTCCAAAATTTTGCAATTTTGCGTCAAATAAAAGATGCGGGTTGGAATTATGGAAGAGGTGCATTTCTTGCGCGCTGTTGTTTTGACATGGGGTATCTTACAGAAGAAGAAATAAAGGACTACTTAGAACAATCCTATATCGGAATAAAAACCTATTGCAGTTCTTGGAAAGAATATACAGTTAGTTATATTTTTGGAAGAGCTTTATGGAGTGGTGCGAATAACAATGGAATGATCCAGATTGCCCAAGACTTATTAGAAAATGAGACAAGCCCATTGAAAAACAAAACGTTTTTTTAA
- a CDS encoding alpha/beta hydrolase family protein yields the protein MSKLSKILALIGFLTTSLLSYAYVQQDGIPVDRRWNILLASKISPDGNWTLVYNWNTFDTTLNSTYYVNTQSGQKVDITKLDGAHNHLLYNDIIVGKKQNKIEVVNLHKAQQSILFENIKSFETRAKLDHNLLLTISNDSVLEVRNLNKKNKVVFWDADISEFALNPNKNTLLYRKSNTKDILFTVDLNTTKKQAINLATESLKSLYWNTNQDIFAFLTHDNNLKIVNIKVQSVRELALDKEKLERFELKFYSNNDIFIKYNIKTDQIIESSDYLDIWNGNSKFLSPSEFNLKHKLKYKALVYKYKEEVVQEINRSRENDCEFVNIPNHILTYNPFLLIDYQDFVKRAKYTLVELSTNKKVLSTTARGKWDFIPSKNSKHLLYLMDEKLAQWGVYTIQTQEIVDLYAHNDYSSKPRWSLDSKNIYYTKENELWDLNLTKNQHKKISDFKLKNKIDPINDVRFENYDNAFIHTDKPVLFVSASIKGTAIYSLQKDRFELQKNVNNTSLTNTSKIHDLVSQDAKTMVYTEENLLTPPTVKLLKNKKESTILSPSLPQELYNWYKYETIDFTDKYDVPLKALLYYPKDYDPNKKYPMIVYIYNKVHTVKTFSDRSFKSPEPLNSVGFNHFKLNEEGYFICYIDTYVSDEGPGLSAVECVTKGVEAVTVAQPSIDKTKLGLIGHSFGGYKTSFIATHSNLFAAIVSGAGAHDFIGGFTYRFSNYRYYPEWFMAESSQYNMKQSYAENPKKYIDNSPILHAQNVNTPLLIWTGLLDENVYWENTRKMYIALLRYKKPTIALFYNDMDHGGGPDVPKQTLDLNHRVKDWFDYFLKGKQDRNWIIEGIKNPYSWNQLDNF from the coding sequence ATGAGTAAATTAAGTAAAATACTAGCTTTGATTGGATTTTTAACTACATCACTTCTATCGTATGCTTACGTACAGCAGGACGGCATACCTGTGGATAGGAGATGGAATATTTTATTGGCCTCTAAAATTAGTCCTGATGGAAATTGGACATTAGTTTATAACTGGAATACTTTTGATACAACACTTAATTCTACGTATTATGTCAATACCCAAAGTGGTCAAAAAGTTGATATTACAAAGTTAGATGGTGCACATAATCATCTGTTATACAATGATATTATTGTAGGAAAAAAACAAAATAAAATAGAGGTTGTAAATCTTCACAAGGCTCAACAGTCCATTTTGTTTGAAAATATAAAAAGCTTTGAAACTAGAGCTAAGCTAGATCACAATCTACTATTAACTATATCCAATGACTCAGTTTTAGAAGTTCGAAATCTCAATAAAAAAAACAAAGTGGTATTCTGGGACGCAGATATAAGTGAATTCGCTTTAAATCCAAACAAAAACACGCTTCTTTATCGCAAATCGAATACAAAAGACATCTTATTTACGGTAGACTTAAATACAACTAAAAAACAAGCAATAAACCTCGCAACAGAAAGCTTAAAATCGCTATACTGGAATACCAATCAAGATATTTTTGCTTTTTTAACCCATGATAATAATTTGAAAATTGTCAATATTAAGGTACAATCGGTAAGAGAATTAGCTCTTGACAAGGAAAAATTAGAACGTTTCGAGTTGAAATTCTATAGCAACAACGATATTTTTATTAAGTATAACATCAAAACGGATCAAATAATTGAAAGCTCTGATTATCTTGACATTTGGAATGGAAATTCTAAATTTCTATCACCTAGCGAATTCAACCTAAAACATAAGCTAAAGTACAAAGCTCTTGTATATAAATACAAGGAAGAAGTTGTACAGGAGATTAATCGTTCTAGAGAGAACGACTGTGAATTCGTGAATATCCCAAATCACATTTTAACGTATAATCCTTTTTTATTGATTGATTATCAGGATTTCGTTAAAAGAGCTAAGTATACTTTAGTCGAGCTTTCAACAAATAAAAAAGTGCTCTCAACTACAGCCAGAGGAAAATGGGACTTCATTCCCTCCAAAAATTCCAAGCACTTGCTATACTTAATGGATGAGAAATTAGCTCAATGGGGAGTTTATACAATACAGACTCAAGAAATAGTAGACCTATATGCTCATAATGATTACTCATCTAAACCTAGATGGAGTTTAGATTCAAAAAACATATATTATACGAAAGAAAATGAGCTTTGGGACTTGAATCTTACTAAAAATCAACATAAAAAAATATCCGATTTTAAATTGAAAAACAAAATAGATCCGATAAATGATGTTCGTTTTGAAAACTATGATAATGCCTTTATTCATACGGATAAACCAGTTCTTTTTGTTTCAGCAAGTATAAAGGGAACTGCTATTTATTCTTTACAGAAAGATAGATTCGAGCTTCAAAAAAACGTCAATAATACATCGCTGACCAATACTTCAAAAATTCATGATTTAGTAAGTCAAGATGCTAAAACCATGGTATATACAGAAGAGAATCTTTTAACACCTCCTACAGTTAAGTTGCTTAAGAACAAAAAAGAAAGTACAATCCTCTCACCTAGCCTACCACAAGAATTATACAACTGGTATAAATATGAAACCATTGACTTTACAGATAAATACGACGTTCCACTAAAGGCTTTGCTATATTATCCTAAAGATTATGATCCAAATAAGAAGTATCCAATGATTGTATACATTTATAACAAAGTTCATACAGTAAAAACCTTTTCTGACCGTTCATTTAAAAGCCCTGAGCCTCTAAATTCAGTGGGATTTAATCATTTTAAATTAAATGAGGAGGGTTATTTTATTTGCTATATTGATACCTATGTTTCCGATGAGGGACCTGGACTATCAGCAGTTGAATGTGTAACCAAAGGGGTTGAAGCTGTAACTGTAGCACAGCCCAGTATTGACAAAACTAAACTAGGGCTTATCGGACACTCTTTTGGAGGATATAAAACCAGTTTTATTGCAACCCATTCAAATCTGTTTGCAGCAATTGTTAGTGGGGCTGGAGCGCATGATTTTATTGGTGGTTTTACTTATAGATTCAGTAACTATAGATATTACCCAGAATGGTTTATGGCTGAAAGCTCTCAATATAATATGAAGCAGAGTTATGCAGAGAACCCAAAAAAATATATCGATAACTCTCCTATTTTACATGCGCAAAATGTCAACACACCTCTTCTGATTTGGACTGGGCTTTTGGATGAAAATGTATATTGGGAAAACACCCGTAAAATGTATATTGCACTACTACGATATAAAAAGCCTACGATTGCTCTTTTTTATAACGATATGGATCACGGAGGAGGTCCTGATGTTCCCAAACAAACATTAGACCTCAATCATCGTGTTAAGGATTGGTTTGATTATTTCTTAAAAGGCAAACAAGATAGAAATTGGATTATAGAAGGTATTAAAAATCCTTATTCATGGAATCAATTAGATAATTTTTAA
- a CDS encoding LuxR C-terminal-related transcriptional regulator — MDNSIDKLRDIWDDIPEGLTEPIDLSQEEFINRYMDVFHFGNYFYLIFNTLKAEIEYVSPSIEHVLGYTAEEFYLPFVIDRIHPEDLPYFYHYEQSAVRFFSGLTKDLVFKYKFAYDYRFKTKSGAIKRIQQQTIPLLYFPEGGVRTLTILTDISHLNVTGIPKLSFIGMQGAPSYYNVPLTQEFTTANRLFTPREREILRYMVQGKKSEEIATLLGRSIFTIRNHRKNILLKSGCKNLQELLVKSIREGWV; from the coding sequence ATGGATAACAGCATTGACAAATTGCGCGATATTTGGGACGATATTCCCGAAGGACTAACCGAACCCATCGATCTCTCGCAAGAGGAATTTATTAACCGCTACATGGATGTGTTTCACTTTGGAAATTATTTTTATTTAATCTTCAATACACTAAAGGCCGAAATCGAATACGTGAGCCCCTCTATTGAACATGTTTTAGGTTATACAGCTGAGGAGTTTTACCTGCCATTTGTTATAGATCGTATACACCCAGAAGATCTACCTTATTTTTATCATTATGAGCAAAGTGCAGTTCGCTTTTTTTCTGGTTTAACAAAGGATTTAGTTTTTAAATATAAATTTGCTTATGACTATCGTTTTAAAACAAAGAGTGGCGCAATAAAAAGAATACAACAACAAACAATTCCTCTTCTTTATTTTCCAGAAGGAGGTGTACGCACCTTAACGATCTTAACGGATATCTCCCACTTAAATGTTACGGGAATTCCCAAATTATCCTTTATCGGCATGCAAGGTGCCCCCTCTTATTACAATGTTCCTTTAACACAAGAGTTTACTACAGCAAATCGGTTATTTACTCCTAGAGAACGGGAGATATTGCGCTATATGGTACAAGGAAAAAAAAGTGAGGAGATAGCTACTCTTTTAGGTCGTAGTATCTTTACTATTCGGAATCACCGCAAAAATATTTTACTAAAATCAGGGTGTAAGAATTTGCAGGAATTACTAGTTAAATCAATTCGAGAAGGATGGGTATAA
- a CDS encoding FAD-dependent oxidoreductase, which produces MERTEINQVSWVICKACQGLGKKSKGRSKKVKYKSPKLTNPLKEETDAEIDTKIDKEVGATPLTPHLYTCSKCLGSGILPCESPPVADGNRYPHVAIVGGGIGGMALAVACLHRGIPFTLYERDTNFYARAQGYGLTLQQASKAIKGLGILALEDQVVSTKHVVHNTEGKVLAAWGLRKWNPSTPSKTPKKTNIHIARQSLRLALYNQLKSQPGEHQLIQWGHQFMDYKEISAENYELNFRVKGEIKTAKANLIVGADGIRSAVRTLLIGEAVAPLRYLDCMVILGICPLTAIEGFAASVLLDSATVFQTANGKERIYVMPYTKDSVMWQLSFPIAEKEAMALSALGTDALKEEACRRTPWHDPIPQLLKATLPAQISGYPVYDRELLNLEFLEKRNAITLLGDAAHPMSPFKGQGANQALLDALLLARAITKGCDSNLQGKKKGLRAAVLTPFESAMFERSASKVRDSAEAAKLLHSDLVLQERDEPRGSLVKAQM; this is translated from the coding sequence ATGGAAAGAACAGAAATAAACCAGGTAAGTTGGGTCATTTGCAAAGCGTGTCAAGGCCTTGGAAAAAAAAGTAAGGGACGCAGTAAAAAAGTAAAATACAAATCTCCGAAGTTGACCAACCCGTTGAAGGAAGAAACGGATGCAGAAATAGACACAAAAATAGACAAGGAAGTAGGCGCTACTCCCCTTACCCCCCATTTATATACCTGTTCGAAGTGTTTAGGATCGGGGATACTCCCTTGCGAAAGTCCTCCCGTTGCAGATGGTAACAGGTATCCGCATGTTGCTATTGTTGGTGGTGGCATTGGCGGAATGGCTCTTGCCGTTGCTTGTTTACACCGTGGAATTCCGTTTACACTTTATGAGCGCGATACTAATTTTTATGCGCGAGCACAAGGATATGGACTTACCCTGCAGCAAGCAAGTAAAGCCATTAAGGGATTGGGTATTTTAGCCCTAGAAGATCAAGTCGTTTCTACCAAACATGTGGTTCACAATACGGAAGGAAAAGTACTTGCAGCCTGGGGACTCCGAAAATGGAATCCATCTACCCCATCAAAAACACCTAAAAAAACGAATATACATATCGCGCGTCAGTCTTTGCGCTTGGCCTTATACAATCAGCTCAAAAGTCAGCCCGGAGAGCATCAACTGATACAATGGGGCCATCAATTTATGGATTATAAGGAAATTTCAGCAGAAAACTACGAATTGAACTTTCGAGTAAAGGGAGAGATAAAAACGGCTAAAGCCAATCTTATCGTTGGCGCTGATGGAATTCGCAGTGCGGTGAGAACATTATTAATCGGTGAAGCGGTGGCGCCTTTGCGTTATTTGGACTGTATGGTTATCTTGGGAATTTGCCCTTTAACGGCTATAGAAGGTTTTGCAGCAAGTGTTTTACTCGATTCGGCAACGGTGTTTCAAACGGCCAATGGCAAAGAGCGCATTTATGTAATGCCTTATACGAAAGATTCCGTGATGTGGCAACTTAGTTTTCCCATTGCTGAGAAAGAGGCTATGGCTTTAAGTGCTTTAGGAACTGATGCACTCAAAGAAGAAGCCTGCCGTAGAACCCCATGGCACGATCCGATTCCGCAGCTCTTAAAAGCTACGCTACCCGCTCAAATCTCAGGTTATCCCGTTTATGATCGAGAATTACTTAACTTGGAATTCCTTGAAAAAAGAAATGCAATTACTTTACTTGGGGATGCCGCTCACCCCATGAGCCCTTTTAAAGGACAAGGAGCAAATCAGGCTTTATTAGATGCTTTGCTCTTGGCACGTGCGATAACCAAAGGCTGTGATTCCAACTTACAAGGAAAAAAAAAGGGATTACGAGCAGCTGTGTTAACTCCCTTTGAGTCCGCGATGTTTGAACGCAGTGCTTCAAAAGTAAGAGATTCGGCAGAAGCAGCTAAATTACTGCATTCTGACCTTGTACTACAAGAACGAGATGAGCCCAGAGGTTCCTTAGTAAAGGCACAGATGTAA
- a CDS encoding RagB/SusD family nutrient uptake outer membrane protein, which translates to MKTTQKNTTIRATILVSMTMILLASTLISCERMIEVDSPTNIVKKEDVYKDIATTKAALAYLYSNIRANSFLSKKPTGLHHGLSLYTDELEHIGTTDNNFFLNTIQANSAETALWWNNAYQDIYAINAFIEGLTQSSYIEQEIKKTLLGEAYTLRALYYQNLAQLYGDIPYTTSTDFKLNTIISKKPYPLVLVDIEQDLLQAIEYLNYSFRSPDKYYVNKAVAELLLSENYLLQKKYDLAELYSKNVIDSNLYFIEDDLTKTFKKDAKSTIWQISPEQGSYITPEANNYIFTTIAANTSVISDKLLKSFDTSDLRKQYWLKEVEVNGQVFYGVYKYKNKTDNTDENSIFFRIEQVYSILAESLLNQNKLPQAIQIINKIRTKRGLLPLGASMGKQEVEQHFLQEMYKEFFTENGHRFFTLKRLNQFDQIKEIKPNWKDYNNLFPIPEKQLLINPNLNPQNNGY; encoded by the coding sequence ATGAAAACGACCCAAAAAAATACAACTATAAGAGCTACAATCTTAGTCTCCATGACGATGATCTTACTTGCAAGTACGTTGATTTCTTGTGAGCGTATGATTGAAGTAGACTCCCCAACCAATATAGTTAAAAAAGAGGATGTCTATAAAGATATTGCTACAACAAAAGCAGCGCTCGCCTATTTATACTCCAATATTAGAGCTAATTCTTTTTTATCCAAAAAACCAACAGGCTTACATCATGGATTAAGTCTATACACGGATGAACTGGAGCATATTGGAACAACAGATAACAATTTTTTTTTAAATACTATACAAGCAAATAGTGCTGAAACCGCGCTATGGTGGAATAATGCATACCAAGATATTTATGCTATTAATGCATTTATAGAAGGATTAACCCAATCATCCTATATTGAGCAAGAAATAAAAAAAACACTCTTAGGAGAAGCCTATACACTTAGAGCCTTATACTACCAAAATCTAGCCCAACTCTATGGGGATATTCCCTATACAACTTCAACAGATTTCAAGTTAAATACAATTATTTCTAAAAAACCGTATCCGTTGGTATTAGTTGATATAGAACAAGACTTACTCCAAGCTATAGAATACCTAAATTACTCCTTTAGAAGCCCTGACAAATACTACGTGAACAAAGCTGTAGCAGAATTACTTCTAAGTGAAAATTATTTACTTCAGAAAAAATATGATTTAGCTGAATTATACAGTAAAAATGTAATAGACAGTAATTTATATTTTATAGAAGATGATCTAACTAAGACTTTCAAAAAAGATGCTAAAAGTACGATTTGGCAAATTAGCCCAGAACAAGGTAGTTATATAACACCAGAGGCTAATAACTATATTTTTACAACGATTGCGGCTAATACTTCAGTTATTAGTGATAAGCTATTAAAAAGTTTTGATACGAGCGACTTAAGAAAACAGTATTGGCTTAAAGAAGTAGAGGTAAATGGACAAGTATTTTATGGGGTTTACAAGTATAAAAACAAAACGGATAATACAGATGAAAATTCCATTTTCTTTAGAATAGAACAGGTCTACTCCATTTTAGCTGAAAGTCTTTTAAACCAAAATAAACTTCCTCAAGCCATTCAGATAATAAATAAAATAAGAACGAAAAGAGGTCTATTACCACTTGGTGCAAGTATGGGGAAACAAGAAGTAGAGCAGCACTTTTTACAAGAAATGTACAAAGAGTTTTTTACCGAAAATGGACATCGCTTTTTCACCCTAAAACGGCTAAATCAATTCGATCAAATAAAAGAAATAAAACCTAATTGGAAAGATTACAACAATCTATTTCCAATTCCTGAAAAACAGTTACTAATTAATCCAAACCTTAATCCTCAAAACAATGGTTACTAA
- a CDS encoding erythromycin esterase family protein has translation MMKQVSLSLFAVVALFSSCQKATVEEQIAAYLIPFEQVDTASFEEIANRIGDCDLVILGESGHGDGTTYEVKAELVQYLMKEKGFNTLALEGEGFIQMEIKNNGYPDLFPHADVSKWKPHWGNVVQTTGLVRDMLHNQHLNWKYIGIEGYDHHVPVHDFLYAELEKGKLDTKTKNQFIETYKKMIQYDEKGITVEEVDFILETMTFIIENVQDQTKNGFIKQALVNIKGGLEDYKYTGILGGYENENKYVNIRDKRMAENVIWYKKNNPEAKIIVWIANFHGAKQAQNVRYRENDPDLYQRFKLFAEYLVDAFDTKVYSIAFISSSGEAKEIHENSTLRQIYTPENALEYYLHQRNTPFGYLDFNEVKAKEPTLK, from the coding sequence ATGATGAAACAGGTTTCACTGTCTTTATTTGCTGTAGTTGCTTTGTTTTCAAGCTGTCAAAAAGCAACTGTAGAAGAACAAATAGCCGCTTATCTCATTCCATTTGAGCAGGTTGATACCGCTTCATTTGAAGAAATAGCAAATAGAATAGGAGATTGTGATCTTGTTATTTTGGGAGAATCTGGACATGGCGATGGTACAACTTATGAAGTGAAAGCAGAGCTTGTGCAGTATTTAATGAAAGAAAAGGGATTTAATACCTTAGCACTAGAGGGGGAGGGATTTATTCAAATGGAAATCAAAAATAATGGCTATCCTGATCTTTTTCCACATGCAGATGTGAGCAAATGGAAACCCCATTGGGGGAATGTTGTGCAAACTACAGGACTTGTACGCGATATGCTACACAATCAGCATTTAAATTGGAAGTATATTGGCATTGAAGGATATGATCACCATGTTCCTGTGCATGATTTTCTTTATGCAGAACTAGAAAAAGGAAAGCTTGATACCAAGACCAAGAATCAGTTTATTGAAACCTATAAAAAAATGATTCAGTATGATGAAAAAGGCATAACTGTTGAAGAGGTTGACTTTATTTTAGAAACGATGACCTTTATTATTGAAAATGTACAGGATCAAACTAAAAATGGGTTTATTAAACAAGCTTTAGTTAATATCAAAGGAGGGCTAGAAGATTATAAATACACTGGTATTTTAGGCGGATATGAAAATGAAAATAAATATGTAAACATTCGCGATAAAAGGATGGCTGAAAATGTGATTTGGTATAAAAAGAATAATCCAGAAGCGAAAATTATTGTTTGGATTGCTAATTTTCATGGAGCCAAACAAGCACAAAACGTACGATATAGAGAAAATGATCCTGATTTATATCAACGTTTTAAGCTATTTGCAGAATATTTAGTCGATGCGTTTGATACAAAGGTGTATAGTATCGCCTTTATATCCTCATCAGGAGAGGCAAAAGAGATTCATGAAAATAGTACACTTCGTCAAATTTACACCCCTGAAAACGCGTTAGAATATTATTTGCATCAGCGCAATACGCCTTTTGGTTACCTAGATTTTAATGAAGTAAAAGCCAAAGAACCTACACTCAAGTAA